A region from the Triticum urartu cultivar G1812 chromosome 1, Tu2.1, whole genome shotgun sequence genome encodes:
- the LOC125537231 gene encoding uncharacterized protein LOC125537231 has protein sequence MDKQSVTACFVVILVLLGSSMSAEICERTGNILTICTNSICARLCHLDAEASKRKLAHYSCAGTVFSFCNCKVCTIL, from the exons ATGGACAAGCAGTCTGTCACAGCTTGTTTTGTGGTGATACTTGTGCTCTTAGGAAGCAGTATGAGTGCAG AGATCTGTGAGAGAACGGGCAATATATTGACCATATGCACCAATTCTATCTGCGCGCGGCTCTGTCATCTGGATGCAGAGGCATCTAAGAGAAAACTCGCGCATTACTCGTGCGCTGGGACGGTCTTCAGCTTTTGCAACTGCAAAGTTTGCACCATTTTATAG